A genome region from Triticum aestivum cultivar Chinese Spring chromosome 2B, IWGSC CS RefSeq v2.1, whole genome shotgun sequence includes the following:
- the LOC123044519 gene encoding probable arabinosyltransferase ARAD1 has product MWERGRPPRKQRPAPLILPASALVSPPPPRFVFPRSLFALASRAMPSRRPSPVILLLLALALALLFLLLSPSGPSASRLSHSFISTSPSSSASSPPSPVKIYLYDLPSKFTYGVVRSYMSARGPSGSSDAAAVLADEELRYPGHQHSAEWWLFKDLRRRGPRDRPVARVDDPAEADLFYVPFFSSLSLVVNPIRPPAAANASEAAATAGPSYSDEAMQDELVEWLERQSYWRRHRGRDHVFICQDPNALYRVVDRISNAVLLVSDFGRLRGDQVSLVKDVILPYSHRINPFKGDVNVDSRPALLFFMGNRYRKEGGKVRDTLFQVLENEGDVIIKHGAQSRVSRRMATQGMHSSKFCLHPAGDTPSACRLFDALVSLCVPVIVSDHIELPFEDVIDYSNISIFVDTSKAVQPGFLTSMLRRVSSERILEYQREIQRVKHYFEYEDLNGPVNQIWRQVSMKAPLIKLLINRNKRLVERGTNETDCSCICSTPSEISTAG; this is encoded by the exons ATGTGGGAGCGCGGCAGGCCACCCCGTAAGCAGCGACCGGCGCCTCTGATCTTGCCGGCGTCGGCGCTGGTGTCGCCCCCGCCCCCTCGGTTCGTCTTCCCCAGATCCCTCTTCGCACTCGCCTCCCGCGCCATGCcgtcgcgccgcccctcccctgtcatcctcctcctcctcgcgctcgcgctcgcgctactcttcctgctcctgtcCCCCTCTGgcccctccgcctcccgcctttcccactccttcatctccacctctccttcctcttccgcctcctcccctccctcccccgTCAAGATCTACCTGTACGACCTGCCGTCGAAGTTCACCTACGGCGTCGTCCGCAGCTATATGTCCGCGCGGGGCCCCTCGGGTTCGTCGGATGCGGCCGCGGTGCTGGCAGACGAGGAGCTGCGCTATCCGGGGCACCAGCACTCGGCGGAGTGGTGGCTCTTCAAGGACCTCCGTCGCCGCGGACCACGTGATCGCCCCGTGGCTCGCGTGGATGACCCGGCCGAGGCCGACCTCTTCTACGTGCCCTTCTTCTCGTCCCTCAGCCTCGTCGTCAACCCCATCCGGCCCCCAGCCGCCGCCAATGCCTCGGAGGCGGCGGCCACGGCGGGACCTTCGTATAGCGACGAGGCCATGCAGGacgagctggtggagtggctggaGCGGCAGTCGTACTGGCGGCGGCACCGGGGAAGGGACCACGTGTTCATCTGCCAGGATCCCAACGCCCTCTACCGGGTTGTGGATCGGATCAGCAATGCCGTGCTCCTAGTCTCTGACTTCGGCCGCTTGCGTGGTGATCAGGTCTCTCTCGTCAAGGATGTCATCCTGCCTTACTCCCACCGCATCAACCCCTTCAAGGGCGATGTCAATGTTGACAGCAGGCCTGCATTGCTGTTTTTCATGGGCAACAGATACCGAAAGGAG GGCGGGAAGGTCCGTGATACACTTTTTCAAGTTCTTGAAAATGAGGGAGATGTAATCATAAAACATGGAGCCCAATCAAGGGTGAGCCGGCGTATGGCCACACAAGGAATGCACTCATCCAAATTTTGCCTGCATCCTGCTGGAGATACTCCCTCGGCCTGCAGATTGTTTGATGCACTTGTCAGTTTATGTGTTCCTGTTATAGTTAGTGATCACATCGAGTTACCATTCGAAGATGTTATAGACTACAGTAATATCTCAATTTTTGTTGACACAAGCAAGGCTGTACAGCCTGGATTCTTAACTTCGATGCTTCGGAGAGTCAGTTCAGAGCGGATTCTGGAgtatcagagagaaatacaaagg gTAAAACATTACTTTGAGTATGAAGATCTGAATGGACCAGTGAATCAAATATGGCGCCAAGTTTCCATGAAAGCACCACTTATCAAGCTGTTGATTAACCGGAACAAACGCCTAGTTGAAAGAGGCACTAATGAAACTGATTGCTCGTGCATCTGTTCAACACCGAGCGAGATATCTACTGCTGGCTAG